The following proteins are co-located in the Sandaracinaceae bacterium genome:
- a CDS encoding tetratricopeptide repeat protein: MRRLLASRARLFVVWLTLPVSTGALVGACGGGCGGAAPTTETGGEGPREGAEVRADAIPLPSMPDAPAEDASAARTPPTLNTVEEANQALTEGFYGAVAERLDALSGPPAARALLAARLALATGRYDDAVSQAREAARDTGLREQAVMLEAEAHFARGRLDDVDRLLGALPATHDRASLYLARAAERRGRTVEAGTFYRRIIQGYNSDRITSRDAEGLAYVGSAAHALGSPRDANTAFQESVTADRQRVETQLEWARLFLDKYDAGHAEECVRDALRVNPEHPVAHALYARIRMVQNYNFVEAERHLERALAVNPNLAMARVTRAGLSLYDLDVAATDRELAAVVAQDPSDLEALSVRAAGRLLADDTAGFEAAKREVLRRHPTYSQLFTIIAEYAEWEHRYPAIVAMSREAIALNPRDAVAQATLGINLLRMGDEETGLTALREAWRRDRYNVQVFNILNLYDDVIPQQYGSFEQAPFRFRMHQEERPVLERYVPRHLSAAYADMVRRYGFTPDGPLAMELYADVQHFSLRTTGLPNLGVQGVCFGKVVTAISPRGGPFNWGQITWHELAHVFHIQLSHNHVPRWFTEGLAEYETIVARPEWRREMDHDLHAAIVADRLPAIVDMNRAFTHARTGQDMMVAYYASSQMVVFIAERFGFARIPRMLRAWGEGKTTAEVIQQVLGVSAAELDTQFRAHTRTRLAALDGQFNVDMSAYTDLEALQQASAAAPNDAGALARLAAARLIHGDSQQATADLARALTLDPNEPVALYLTARLALAQERLPEARAALEKIVTSGRDGFDLRLLLGRAALAAEDVAGARAHLEAATRLQPWRSTAWLGLFEIGTQSEDADLRRRALARLVDLEEHDRELHAQALDLAIDERRFEDAVRFGERSLMVDPARVEAHLALAGALGERAQHEGALYEYDTALLLSPAAPAHVQLARARHLMALGRRADAQAAVDEAMRLDPTTAEDAAAILAGPGQGGAAAQR; encoded by the coding sequence ATGCGACGTCTCCTTGCTTCCCGTGCCCGCCTGTTCGTGGTGTGGCTTACCTTGCCTGTGTCGACCGGCGCGCTCGTGGGCGCTTGCGGTGGGGGCTGTGGTGGGGCTGCTCCGACGACCGAGACGGGGGGGGAGGGCCCTCGCGAGGGGGCCGAGGTGCGCGCCGACGCCATCCCCCTTCCGAGCATGCCGGACGCGCCGGCCGAGGACGCGAGCGCGGCGCGTACGCCTCCCACTCTGAACACCGTGGAGGAGGCGAACCAGGCACTCACGGAGGGCTTCTACGGCGCCGTCGCGGAGCGCCTCGACGCGCTCTCGGGGCCACCTGCAGCGCGTGCGCTGCTCGCGGCTCGTCTCGCGCTCGCCACAGGCCGCTACGACGACGCCGTGTCGCAGGCGCGTGAGGCCGCGCGGGACACAGGGTTGCGTGAACAGGCCGTCATGCTCGAGGCCGAGGCTCACTTCGCACGCGGTCGCCTGGACGATGTCGACCGGCTACTCGGCGCGTTGCCCGCCACCCACGACCGCGCGTCGCTGTACTTGGCCCGCGCGGCCGAGCGCCGTGGCCGCACGGTGGAGGCAGGGACCTTCTACCGGCGCATCATCCAGGGCTACAACTCGGACCGCATCACCTCCCGCGACGCCGAGGGGCTGGCGTACGTCGGCAGCGCGGCGCACGCGCTGGGGAGTCCCCGCGACGCCAACACCGCGTTCCAAGAGTCGGTCACGGCCGACCGTCAGCGGGTGGAGACGCAGCTCGAGTGGGCGCGCCTGTTCCTCGACAAGTACGACGCGGGGCACGCCGAGGAGTGCGTACGCGACGCGCTGCGCGTGAACCCGGAGCACCCGGTGGCGCACGCTCTCTACGCGCGCATCCGGATGGTCCAGAACTACAACTTCGTCGAGGCCGAGCGGCACCTCGAGCGCGCGCTGGCGGTGAACCCCAACCTGGCGATGGCGAGGGTCACGCGCGCCGGGCTGTCGCTCTACGACCTCGACGTCGCCGCGACCGACCGCGAGCTCGCCGCGGTGGTCGCGCAGGACCCGAGCGACCTGGAGGCGCTCAGCGTGCGTGCAGCGGGGCGCCTGCTGGCCGACGACACGGCGGGCTTCGAGGCCGCCAAGCGTGAGGTGCTGCGACGGCACCCCACGTACAGCCAGCTCTTCACCATCATCGCGGAGTACGCCGAGTGGGAGCACCGCTACCCCGCCATCGTCGCGATGTCGCGTGAGGCCATCGCGCTCAACCCGCGGGACGCCGTGGCGCAAGCCACGCTGGGCATCAACCTGCTGCGCATGGGCGACGAGGAAACGGGGCTGACGGCGCTGCGCGAGGCGTGGCGGCGCGACCGCTACAACGTCCAGGTCTTCAACATCCTGAACCTGTACGACGACGTCATCCCGCAGCAGTACGGGAGCTTCGAGCAGGCCCCCTTCCGCTTCCGCATGCATCAGGAGGAGCGCCCCGTTCTCGAGCGCTATGTGCCGCGGCACCTGAGCGCGGCGTACGCCGACATGGTGCGGCGCTACGGCTTCACCCCGGATGGTCCGCTCGCCATGGAGCTCTACGCCGACGTGCAGCACTTCTCGCTGCGCACCACGGGCCTCCCGAACTTGGGGGTCCAGGGCGTGTGCTTTGGCAAGGTGGTGACCGCCATCTCCCCGCGCGGCGGGCCCTTCAACTGGGGCCAGATCACCTGGCACGAGCTGGCGCACGTGTTCCACATCCAGCTCAGCCACAACCACGTGCCGCGCTGGTTCACCGAGGGGCTGGCCGAGTACGAGACCATCGTGGCGCGGCCCGAGTGGCGACGCGAGATGGATCACGACCTGCACGCTGCCATCGTGGCCGACCGCCTGCCGGCCATCGTGGACATGAACCGCGCGTTCACGCACGCCCGGACCGGCCAGGACATGATGGTGGCGTACTACGCCAGCTCGCAGATGGTGGTCTTCATCGCCGAGCGCTTCGGCTTCGCGCGCATCCCGCGCATGCTGCGCGCGTGGGGCGAGGGCAAGACCACGGCCGAGGTGATCCAGCAGGTGCTGGGCGTCTCCGCCGCCGAGCTGGACACCCAGTTCCGCGCACACACCCGCACGCGCCTCGCCGCGCTCGACGGGCAGTTCAACGTCGACATGTCGGCCTACACGGACCTCGAGGCGCTCCAACAGGCCTCCGCCGCCGCGCCGAACGACGCGGGCGCCCTGGCCCGGCTAGCGGCCGCCCGGTTGATCCACGGCGACAGCCAGCAGGCCACCGCGGACCTGGCGCGCGCGCTCACGCTGGACCCGAACGAGCCCGTGGCGCTGTACCTCACCGCGCGCCTTGCGCTGGCGCAGGAGCGGCTGCCCGAGGCGCGCGCCGCGCTGGAGAAGATCGTCACTTCGGGTCGCGACGGCTTCGACCTGCGCCTGCTGCTCGGTCGCGCTGCGCTGGCGGCCGAGGACGTCGCGGGGGCCCGCGCCCACCTCGAAGCGGCGACGCGGCTTCAGCCCTGGCGCTCGACCGCATGGCTCGGGCTGTTCGAGATCGGGACGCAGAGCGAGGACGCCGACCTGCGGCGACGGGCGCTCGCGCGCCTGGTCGACCTCGAGGAGCACGATCGCGAGCTGCACGCACAGGCACTCGACCTCGCCATAGACGAGCGCCGCTTCGAGGATGCGGTGCGCTTCGGTGAGCGCAGCCTGATGGTAGACCCCGCGCGGGTGGAGGCTCACCTCGCCCTGGCCGGCGCTCTCGGCGAGCGCGCCCAACATGAAGGAGCGCTCTACGAGTACGACACGGCGCTTCTGCTCTCGCCTGCGGCGCCTGCGCACGTGCAGCTCGCGCGGGCGCGGCACCTGATGGCGCTCGGGCGTCGGGCCGACGCGCAGGCCGCCGTCGATGAAGCGATGCGCCTCGACCCCACCACAGCCGAGGACGCTGCGGCCATCCTCGCGGGCCCCGGCCAGGGAGGCGCGGCCGCGCAGCGCTGA